From one Candidatus Zixiibacteriota bacterium genomic stretch:
- a CDS encoding S9 family peptidase, protein MIKRNNVSGASTAAALATAVIVMTGVFFTVSPAVADGLTLEQLAALRYVDEIAVSPDGEMFAYTLTVQRNPFEEKNGSAWKELHVVSTNGGSRPFVTGKVRISHIAFTPDGKSISYLAERGDDTVSVLYLIAVDGGESVKISQNRTDIDEYSWAPDSHRLAFLAEDTLPTTTLALEKKGFNQEVYEEDGRDAAVWITDVSDSAAPRRLDLPGSASNIRWSPDGKYLALALAPTPLIDDEYMAREVCFVDVAEGTISRRLNNPGKLGKIAWSPDATRLAIISGADINDPDEGELLVASVDNDDLKPVITNFDGHVRDIAWLDQKTILYRSDEGVHTKIGMVDVATLERKEIIPPGSTAFTDMILSADRRTVAVVGSAYNHPWELFHFTLKQKEPIRLTDSNPWLSEVAFARQEVVEFTARDGLQLQGILIHPLNEQPGNKYPLILSVHGGPEANDRDEWLTWYASPAQVFAARGFAVFHPNYRGSTGRGVEFSKMGQADYAGGEFNDLVDAVDYLVATGLIDSSKVGITGRSYGGFATAWAATALSEHFAAAVMGVGVSDLVSKFGTTDIPNEMYLVHARRWPWDYWQWYMERSPIYHAQKHKTPILIMHGEDDTRVHPSQSMELYRYLKTLNQAPVRLVFYKDEGHGTLKAAARYDTGARVLRWMEHYLMGPGGDPPPYQIDYGLLEKTASSSTATER, encoded by the coding sequence TCTCAGGTGCCTCAACCGCGGCGGCACTGGCAACGGCTGTCATTGTGATGACCGGCGTCTTCTTCACGGTGAGTCCGGCAGTCGCCGACGGCCTTACTCTTGAACAACTGGCGGCGCTCAGGTATGTCGACGAGATCGCGGTGTCCCCTGACGGAGAGATGTTCGCATACACATTGACGGTGCAGCGCAATCCGTTCGAAGAAAAGAATGGCTCCGCATGGAAAGAGCTGCATGTCGTGAGCACAAACGGCGGTTCCCGCCCGTTTGTGACCGGGAAGGTCAGGATCAGCCACATCGCCTTCACCCCGGACGGCAAATCGATATCTTATCTGGCCGAGCGCGGCGATGATACTGTTTCCGTGCTTTACCTCATCGCAGTGGATGGCGGCGAATCGGTAAAAATCAGTCAAAACCGTACCGATATCGATGAGTACTCCTGGGCTCCCGACAGCCACCGGCTGGCATTTCTGGCTGAGGATACCCTCCCGACGACGACCCTGGCGTTGGAAAAGAAAGGCTTCAATCAGGAAGTCTACGAAGAGGATGGGCGCGATGCAGCCGTCTGGATAACGGACGTTTCAGACTCGGCGGCGCCGCGAAGGCTGGACCTGCCCGGCAGCGCCTCAAACATCCGGTGGAGTCCCGACGGCAAGTATCTGGCCCTGGCCCTCGCACCGACACCGCTGATTGACGATGAGTATATGGCGCGAGAGGTGTGTTTTGTCGATGTCGCAGAAGGTACTATTTCACGCCGACTCAACAACCCTGGTAAGCTGGGCAAGATAGCATGGAGTCCCGATGCAACCAGGCTGGCTATTATCTCCGGCGCCGATATCAATGATCCGGACGAAGGCGAATTGCTGGTGGCTTCAGTCGACAACGATGATTTGAAACCCGTTATTACGAATTTCGACGGTCACGTTCGTGATATCGCCTGGCTCGATCAGAAGACGATACTGTATCGATCGGACGAGGGTGTGCACACTAAAATCGGAATGGTCGATGTAGCCACGCTCGAGCGAAAGGAAATTATACCGCCGGGTTCAACAGCTTTTACCGACATGATACTCTCGGCAGATCGCAGAACAGTGGCGGTAGTTGGAAGCGCCTACAATCATCCGTGGGAATTATTCCATTTTACGCTCAAGCAGAAAGAACCGATTCGTTTGACCGACAGTAATCCGTGGCTCTCGGAGGTGGCGTTCGCAAGACAGGAAGTTGTCGAATTTACCGCCCGCGACGGACTTCAACTTCAGGGAATTCTGATACACCCCCTGAACGAACAGCCAGGGAATAAATATCCGCTTATTCTTTCCGTGCACGGCGGCCCGGAAGCCAATGACCGCGACGAGTGGCTGACGTGGTATGCGTCGCCGGCTCAGGTTTTCGCCGCTCGCGGCTTCGCCGTGTTTCACCCGAATTACCGAGGGAGCACCGGCCGTGGCGTGGAGTTCTCAAAAATGGGACAGGCAGATTATGCTGGAGGTGAATTCAACGACCTGGTCGATGCCGTAGATTATCTCGTTGCAACGGGACTTATCGACTCAAGCAAGGTTGGAATTACGGGCAGATCCTACGGCGGCTTTGCCACAGCCTGGGCAGCCACCGCTCTCTCCGAACATTTCGCCGCGGCCGTCATGGGTGTCGGCGTCAGCGATCTCGTCTCCAAATTCGGCACGACCGACATACCAAATGAGATGTATCTTGTCCACGCCCGTCGCTGGCCCTGGGACTACTGGCAGTGGTACATGGAACGCAGCCCCATCTATCACGCGCAAAAGCACAAGACCCCGATATTGATAATGCACGGCGAAGATGACACCAGAGTACATCCGAGCCAGTCTATGGAACTATACCGCTACCTCAAGACTCTCAACCAGGCCCCCGTCAGACTTGTATTCTACAAGGACGAAGGGCACGGTACGCTGAAGGCGGCCGCCCGCTATGATACCGGGGCGAGGGTTCTCAGATGGATGGAACATTATTTGATGGGTCCCGGTGGAGATCCTCCGCCGTATCAGATAGATTACGGCCTGCTTGAGAAGACCGCGTCCAGTAGCACAGCGACTGAGCGTTAA